One Campylobacter lari DNA segment encodes these proteins:
- a CDS encoding branched-chain amino acid ABC transporter permease → MVARKITHLSFFIIALAFLFISPYFFNDYKIGILSNIAIFVILAVSYNLINGVTGQFSLEPNGFVAIGAYVAALVLLTSESKIDQFSLEDPSSFILMIHSPSFIVALLAAGLCAMLLSLVLAFAVFRVRGDYLAIVTLGFGIIIKLMAINFASVTNGSLGLNDIPKHTTLYWSGGIAIFSVIIILNIVSSKFGRAMKAVRDDEDAALAMGINTFNIKTLAFSTSAFLEGVGGGLLACALASVSPEQFDFLFTFQLLIIIVLGGLGSTTGAIIGAILVIGGSEYLRFLDESMNIFGYETPAMPGLRMVVFSVILILVMLFARRGIMGDKELTDILFKFSKRKKK, encoded by the coding sequence ATGGTTGCAAGAAAAATTACACATTTAAGTTTTTTTATCATAGCACTTGCTTTTCTTTTTATATCTCCTTATTTTTTCAATGATTATAAAATAGGAATTTTAAGCAATATTGCTATTTTTGTTATCTTGGCAGTAAGCTATAATCTTATCAATGGGGTTACAGGACAATTTTCACTAGAACCAAATGGCTTTGTAGCTATAGGAGCTTATGTTGCAGCTTTAGTTTTACTTACAAGTGAAAGCAAAATCGACCAGTTTTCTTTAGAAGATCCAAGTAGCTTTATTTTGATGATTCATTCACCAAGTTTTATTGTGGCTTTACTTGCTGCTGGGCTTTGTGCTATGCTTTTATCTTTAGTTTTGGCCTTTGCGGTATTTAGAGTTAGAGGGGATTATTTAGCTATTGTAACACTAGGTTTTGGTATTATCATCAAACTTATGGCGATTAACTTTGCTTCTGTTACAAATGGTTCTTTAGGTTTAAATGATATTCCTAAACATACCACATTATACTGGAGTGGCGGGATTGCCATATTTTCTGTTATTATCATCTTAAATATTGTTAGTTCAAAATTTGGTAGAGCTATGAAAGCCGTAAGAGATGATGAGGATGCAGCATTAGCAATGGGTATAAACACCTTTAATATCAAAACCCTAGCCTTTAGCACTTCAGCATTTTTAGAAGGTGTCGGCGGAGGCTTACTTGCTTGTGCGCTAGCTTCAGTTTCACCTGAGCAATTTGACTTTTTATTTACCTTCCAACTTTTAATCATCATTGTTTTAGGTGGTTTGGGTTCAACTACCGGTGCTATCATCGGAGCTATTTTGGTAATAGGCGGAAGTGAGTATTTAAGATTTTTAGATGAAAGTATGAATATTTTTGGCTATGAAACCCCTGCTATGCCTGGTCTTAGAATGGTTGTATTTTCTGTTATATTAATTTTAGTAATGCTTTTTGCAAGAAGAGGAATAATGGGCGATAAAGAACTAACAGATATTTTATTTAAGTTTTCTAAAAGGAAGAAGAAATGA
- the ccsB gene encoding c-type cytochrome biogenesis protein CcsB, whose translation MKKQLLAFGDIKISIFLFLIFALFCALATFIESAYNTPTAWAMIYGSSWFGFIQLILGINLLSALFKYKMFNKKKIPLLIFHISFLFILLGSAMTRYMGFEGNLHIRENEKNNIIETSKSYIYIATLKDDKVYSASKSEYIATLPFVNDFSFDLILPDEKAQIAYENLILDAKEIYIDDNNSAPLLSLMLSQNNESKELLFQAGDIENINGINIAFLNDSVPSPYIKIDKDLKLSADFDLKYMSMSDGKENILKANQKAQAKDLRLYSFNDINLVVKFASLHGKKTLEGINQAQDESFFTWFKNSWIELGRNALISLFGEAKYWNNSLLNNFKDFAQSTKYMPTQLSDNAINALKLKLSYKGETKEVFLVEYNSPIRIDVAGQPFFLRWGPKGIEMPFEMYLKDFELERYPGSMSPMSYASYVEIDNADKKLEYKIFMNNVLDYQGYRFYQSSYDQDELGTILSVNKDPGKIPTYIGYFLLTLGMFLNILNPYSRFRTLAKLINQDTLKKTSAILAFILVLFAGQNTYANEPIKVDEAHAKELASLVVQKPDGRMVPFNTLAMEVLEKIYKNTTFQGQSAEATIISMIFDGSAWYDKDIIFMPKSRLVNEEISKILEIEPRAYTSFKDFFTTDSYKLQKYVENANRKNPNRRSVFDKEIIKLDERVNIVNLIFSGDIFRFIPLQNSTNNQWVAPREAYIGLKGAEGAEVKSILENYFNAVSNSIAHNNWDEATKNLNTIKNYQEKYGHEVMPSAKKISTEIFFNKSQIFVNLAPLYLCAGFLLLIIVFVKMLLPKIRIDFIFKCVYVFNIVAFFIHTLGLALRWYIAGRAPWSNAYESMVYIAWALSLSGIFFSRKSPIALSLTSILAGVTLGVAHLSQMDPQITNLVPVLQSYWLTIHVSVITASYGFLGLCALLGIFVLVLLCMLKINSKHNENILRNITEATRINEMAMILGLCLLTVGNFLGAIWANESWGRYWSWDSKETWALISILVYAAILHIRMVPKWANQYTFAVCSMFAYWVIIMTYFGVNYFLTGMHSYAAGDSVKIPDYVYWGFLFMVALSIASYFKRSYARKL comes from the coding sequence ATGAAAAAACAACTTTTAGCTTTTGGGGATATAAAAATTTCTATTTTTTTATTTTTAATTTTTGCCCTATTTTGCGCCCTAGCTACTTTCATAGAAAGCGCTTACAATACACCAACAGCTTGGGCGATGATCTATGGTTCTTCTTGGTTTGGCTTTATACAACTCATACTAGGGATTAATCTTTTATCAGCTCTTTTTAAATACAAAATGTTTAATAAGAAAAAAATACCACTTTTAATCTTTCATATCTCATTTTTATTTATATTACTAGGCTCAGCTATGACTAGATATATGGGATTTGAAGGAAATTTACACATTAGAGAAAATGAAAAAAACAACATCATTGAAACTTCAAAAAGTTATATTTACATAGCAACCTTAAAAGATGATAAAGTATATAGTGCTTCAAAATCTGAATATATTGCAACCCTACCTTTTGTAAATGATTTTTCATTTGATTTAATCTTACCTGATGAAAAAGCCCAAATTGCATATGAAAATTTAATCTTAGATGCAAAAGAAATTTATATTGATGATAACAATTCTGCCCCACTTTTATCTTTAATGCTTTCACAAAATAACGAGTCTAAAGAATTACTTTTTCAGGCAGGAGATATTGAAAATATTAATGGCATTAATATAGCATTTTTAAATGACTCTGTTCCAAGTCCTTATATAAAAATCGATAAAGACTTAAAACTTAGTGCTGATTTTGATTTAAAATACATGTCAATGAGCGATGGAAAAGAAAATATTTTAAAAGCAAATCAAAAAGCACAAGCTAAAGATTTAAGATTGTATTCTTTTAATGATATTAATTTAGTGGTTAAATTTGCTTCCTTGCATGGTAAAAAAACTTTAGAAGGTATCAATCAAGCTCAAGATGAAAGTTTTTTTACTTGGTTTAAAAACAGTTGGATAGAGCTAGGACGTAATGCTTTGATTTCTTTATTTGGCGAGGCAAAATACTGGAATAATTCTTTATTAAATAATTTCAAAGACTTTGCACAAAGTACTAAATATATGCCAACTCAACTTTCGGATAATGCCATTAATGCTTTAAAATTAAAACTAAGCTACAAAGGAGAAACTAAAGAAGTTTTCCTAGTAGAATACAACTCGCCTATCCGTATTGATGTAGCAGGCCAACCTTTCTTTTTAAGATGGGGCCCTAAAGGAATAGAAATGCCATTTGAAATGTACCTAAAAGACTTTGAATTAGAACGCTATCCTGGCTCGATGTCGCCTATGTCTTATGCAAGTTATGTAGAAATTGACAATGCTGATAAGAAACTAGAATATAAAATTTTCATGAATAATGTTTTAGATTATCAAGGTTATAGATTTTACCAAAGCTCATATGATCAAGATGAGCTTGGCACCATACTTTCAGTTAATAAAGATCCAGGTAAAATTCCTACATACATAGGATATTTTTTACTCACACTAGGAATGTTTTTAAATATTTTAAATCCTTATTCAAGATTTAGAACCTTAGCTAAATTAATCAATCAAGACACCTTAAAAAAAACAAGTGCTATTTTGGCTTTTATATTAGTTTTATTTGCAGGCCAAAATACTTACGCAAATGAACCTATCAAGGTAGATGAGGCACATGCTAAAGAACTTGCTTCTTTAGTAGTGCAAAAACCTGATGGTAGAATGGTGCCTTTTAATACTTTAGCCATGGAAGTTTTAGAAAAAATATACAAAAACACAACCTTTCAAGGACAAAGCGCTGAAGCAACAATTATATCGATGATTTTTGATGGTAGTGCATGGTATGATAAAGACATCATTTTCATGCCAAAAAGTCGTTTGGTTAATGAAGAAATTTCTAAAATTTTAGAAATTGAGCCTAGAGCCTATACTAGTTTTAAAGATTTTTTCACTACAGATTCATATAAACTACAAAAATATGTAGAAAATGCTAATAGAAAAAATCCAAACCGTAGAAGTGTTTTTGATAAAGAAATCATCAAGCTTGATGAAAGGGTTAATATTGTAAATTTAATCTTCTCAGGTGATATTTTTAGATTTATTCCTTTGCAAAATAGCACCAATAATCAATGGGTGGCACCACGCGAAGCTTATATAGGTTTAAAAGGAGCAGAAGGCGCAGAAGTTAAAAGTATTTTAGAAAATTATTTCAACGCAGTTAGTAACTCTATTGCACACAATAACTGGGATGAAGCAACTAAAAACTTAAATACTATTAAAAACTATCAAGAAAAATATGGCCATGAAGTTATGCCAAGTGCTAAAAAAATTAGTACGGAGATCTTTTTTAATAAAAGTCAAATTTTTGTAAATCTTGCTCCGCTTTATTTATGTGCTGGATTTTTGCTTTTAATTATAGTTTTTGTTAAAATGCTGCTGCCAAAAATTCGTATTGATTTTATATTTAAATGTGTTTATGTATTTAACATTGTGGCATTTTTCATCCATACTTTAGGTTTGGCTTTGCGCTGGTATATAGCAGGTCGCGCTCCATGGAGTAATGCCTATGAGAGTATGGTTTATATAGCTTGGGCTTTATCGTTATCTGGAATTTTCTTTTCTAGAAAAAGTCCTATTGCGCTTTCTTTAACTTCTATTTTAGCAGGAGTTACTTTAGGTGTAGCTCATCTTAGCCAAATGGATCCACAAATTACCAACTTAGTTCCAGTGTTGCAATCATACTGGCTTACTATACATGTTTCAGTTATTACTGCTAGCTATGGATTTTTAGGACTATGTGCATTATTGGGTATATTTGTACTTGTTTTATTATGTATGCTAAAAATCAATAGTAAACATAATGAAAATATTTTAAGAAACATTACAGAAGCAACAAGAATTAATGAAATGGCTATGATTTTAGGACTTTGCTTGCTTACAGTTGGAAATTTCTTAGGTGCTATATGGGCAAATGAAAGCTGGGGAAGATATTGGAGCTGGGATTCTAAGGAAACCTGGGCTTTAATTAGTATTTTAGTTTACGCTGCTATTTTACACATTAGAATGGTGCCAAAATGGGCAAATCAATATACTTTTGCAGTTTGCTCTATGTTTGCATATTGGGTAATTATCATGACTTATTTTGGAGTAAATTACTTTTTAACTGGCATGCACTCTTACGCAGCAGGAGATTCAGTAAAAATTCCTGATTATGTATATTGGGGCTTTTTATTTATGGTAGCACTAAGCATAGCAAGTTATTTCAAAAGATCCTATGCAAGAAAATTATAG
- a CDS encoding ABC transporter substrate-binding protein, which translates to MKKISIAILSIIASNIIQAKEINIGVVLPLTGSTAAYGQSALDGVKIANSMKNTLSNGDKVNLVVVDTKGDKIESANASARLVSQNKAYALIGEMLTANTLQVIRIGEEKKIPVVAPAATADKILNKKLYASRVCFMDSFQGSSLANYVKNKLNYTKAVIISDQSADYSLGLTRAFEKEFSKQGGKILDKFRITAGDKDFKAILSQIKNLKPDFIYLPVYYTEASLFARQAKAMGINIPMGSADGVADETFINLAQEAAEGYLFTDSFDYHNPPTQLSKDFILAYEKEKQSKEVPNFTAMGADAYFVIFEAMQKCINDFNSECINNNIHTTSKFEGVSGVISIDKTGNATRSIVIKSIENQKQIYKDTIFP; encoded by the coding sequence ATGAAAAAAATTAGCATAGCTATATTGTCTATCATAGCTAGTAATATCATACAAGCAAAAGAAATTAACATCGGCGTAGTTTTACCTCTAACAGGCTCTACTGCAGCTTATGGGCAAAGTGCTTTAGATGGAGTGAAAATTGCAAATTCTATGAAAAACACTTTAAGCAATGGAGATAAAGTAAATTTAGTAGTAGTTGATACAAAAGGCGATAAAATAGAAAGTGCAAATGCTAGTGCAAGACTAGTTTCACAAAACAAAGCGTATGCACTAATTGGAGAAATGCTAACAGCTAATACTTTGCAAGTGATAAGAATTGGTGAGGAAAAAAAGATCCCAGTGGTTGCTCCTGCAGCTACTGCTGATAAAATTTTAAATAAAAAATTATACGCTAGCAGAGTTTGTTTTATGGATAGCTTTCAAGGCTCATCTTTAGCTAATTATGTAAAAAATAAGCTAAATTACACCAAAGCTGTGATAATTAGCGATCAAAGTGCGGATTATTCTTTAGGTTTAACTAGAGCCTTTGAAAAAGAATTTAGCAAACAAGGTGGAAAAATTTTAGATAAATTTAGAATTACAGCAGGCGATAAAGACTTCAAAGCTATTCTTTCACAAATTAAAAATTTAAAACCTGATTTTATTTATCTTCCGGTATATTACACCGAGGCTTCTTTGTTTGCACGCCAAGCAAAAGCAATGGGTATAAATATCCCTATGGGTTCAGCAGATGGGGTGGCTGATGAAACTTTTATTAATCTAGCTCAAGAAGCAGCTGAAGGATATTTATTTACCGATAGCTTTGATTATCACAATCCCCCAACACAACTTTCAAAAGACTTTATATTAGCTTATGAAAAAGAAAAACAAAGTAAAGAAGTTCCAAATTTCACAGCTATGGGTGCAGATGCGTATTTTGTGATTTTTGAAGCTATGCAAAAATGTATTAATGATTTTAACAGTGAATGTATCAACAACAATATCCACACTACTTCAAAATTTGAAGGTGTTAGTGGAGTAATTAGCATTGATAAAACAGGTAATGCTACGCGTTCAATTGTTATAAAATCAATAGAAAATCAAAAGCAAATTTATAAAGATACGATTTTTCCGTAA
- a CDS encoding ABC transporter substrate-binding protein, whose amino-acid sequence MKKNLLLASLLCASSIYAAEVKIGIVLPLTGTLAAYGNDVYEGIKLANTLNPNLKNGDSVKIIAIDTKGDKIEAANATTRLISQDKVLGLIGEAVTPNTMQVLSIAEERKIPAIAPVASGDKLLDKKSYASRVCFMDSFQGDKFANYAYKDLNLKSVVVIVDQSNVYSLGLARAFEKEFKQNGGKVLKKLTISSGDKDFKAIVSQLKSINPDFVYMPIYHPEAALIARQAKAVGFNKLLSAGDGVNNKTFIELGGDAVNGVIFTDSFDYNNPPTTLSKKFIEAYEKDHGTKELPAFSAMGADAYYVMVNAMNECANNLNAQCINEKIHSTNNFEGVGGVISIDASGNASRSVVIKEIQEQKQVYKTIINP is encoded by the coding sequence ATGAAAAAAAATCTACTGCTAGCTAGCTTACTTTGTGCTAGTTCAATTTATGCCGCAGAAGTAAAAATAGGCATTGTTTTACCACTTACTGGTACTTTGGCAGCTTATGGCAATGATGTATATGAGGGTATTAAACTAGCTAATACTTTAAATCCAAATTTAAAAAATGGAGATAGTGTTAAAATCATAGCTATTGACACAAAAGGCGATAAAATAGAAGCAGCAAATGCTACTACTAGACTTATCTCTCAAGATAAAGTTTTAGGCCTTATAGGCGAAGCTGTTACACCAAATACTATGCAAGTTTTATCTATAGCTGAAGAAAGAAAAATTCCTGCTATAGCTCCAGTTGCATCAGGTGATAAACTTTTAGATAAAAAAAGCTATGCTAGCAGAGTTTGCTTTATGGATAGTTTTCAAGGAGATAAATTTGCTAACTATGCCTATAAAGATTTAAATTTAAAAAGCGTGGTTGTGATAGTTGATCAAAGCAATGTATATTCATTAGGTTTGGCAAGAGCTTTTGAAAAAGAATTTAAACAAAATGGTGGAAAAGTACTTAAAAAACTAACTATTTCTTCAGGCGATAAGGACTTTAAAGCTATTGTTTCACAACTTAAAAGTATCAACCCTGATTTTGTTTATATGCCAATTTATCACCCAGAAGCTGCTTTAATAGCAAGACAAGCAAAAGCAGTTGGCTTTAACAAGCTTTTAAGTGCAGGCGATGGAGTAAATAATAAAACCTTTATCGAGCTTGGCGGTGATGCTGTAAATGGAGTAATCTTTACCGATAGTTTTGATTATAATAATCCTCCGACAACTCTTTCTAAAAAATTTATTGAAGCTTATGAAAAAGATCATGGCACAAAAGAACTTCCAGCATTTTCTGCTATGGGAGCTGATGCATATTATGTAATGGTAAATGCAATGAATGAATGTGCGAATAATCTTAACGCACAATGCATTAATGAAAAAATTCATTCAACAAATAATTTTGAAGGCGTAGGTGGAGTTATAAGCATAGACGCTAGTGGCAATGCAAGTCGTTCTGTAGTTATAAAAGAAATACAAGAACAAAAACAAGTTTATAAAACTATTATCAATCCTTGA
- a CDS encoding high-affinity branched-chain amino acid transporter, ATP-binding protein, translated as MILELKEIHKNFGGVNAITNTSFAIRESEIFGLIGPNGAGKTTLFNIITGNYKPSSGEVFFLGKKIDHLKPHKIVHLGIARTFQNIRLFSSMSVLENVLIGFDKSIKYNIFEAFLHLGRFSKAEKNAKKAAYEILEQLNIAHLADEKATSLSYGQQRKVEIARALATNPKLLLLDEPAAGMNSTESDDLAELIFNIRDNKKISVLLIEHDMKFVNKLCDRVMVLDYGRTIFEGKPNDAVQNPEVISAYLGDFNASS; from the coding sequence ATGATTTTAGAACTTAAAGAAATTCATAAAAATTTTGGCGGAGTTAACGCTATAACAAATACTTCTTTTGCTATTAGAGAAAGTGAAATTTTTGGGCTTATAGGTCCAAATGGCGCAGGAAAAACGACACTATTTAATATTATCACAGGAAATTATAAGCCAAGTAGCGGAGAAGTCTTTTTTCTAGGAAAAAAAATTGATCATTTAAAACCACACAAAATAGTTCATCTAGGTATAGCAAGAACTTTTCAAAATATCAGACTTTTTTCAAGCATGAGTGTTTTAGAAAATGTATTGATTGGTTTTGATAAGAGCATTAAATATAATATTTTTGAAGCTTTTTTGCACCTTGGAAGATTTTCCAAAGCAGAAAAAAATGCAAAAAAAGCAGCTTATGAAATTTTAGAACAGCTCAATATCGCTCATTTGGCTGATGAAAAAGCTACTAGTTTAAGCTATGGTCAGCAAAGAAAAGTTGAAATAGCAAGAGCTTTGGCAACAAATCCTAAGCTTTTATTACTAGATGAACCTGCAGCAGGGATGAATTCTACAGAAAGCGATGATTTAGCTGAGTTAATTTTTAACATAAGAGATAACAAAAAAATTAGTGTTTTACTTATAGAGCATGATATGAAATTTGTAAATAAACTTTGTGATAGAGTTATGGTGCTTGATTATGGTAGAACTATTTTTGAGGGAAAACCAAACGATGCGGTACAAAACCCTGAAGTAATTAGTGCGTATTTGGGAGATTTTAATGCTAGTAGTTAA
- a CDS encoding major outer membrane protein produces the protein MKLVKLSLVAALAAGAFSAANAVSLEEAIKDVDVSGMFRYRFESDRQEIGNAVQAEGYNNTKENKHRFKSQLNFKAALDDNFKAFVQFQYSTNEAGFGTGNQTVTNKTFNVQQAYLEYTNEAYATNVTFGKMEVGSIWTDDLVGTGAKVVNTSIEGLTFAGYWFDSFNAEDDGDTAIEDGINMAKSSLYGAAVLGDFDPFAFQLWAAYSNNYAFLYAIDASYKFAFNDANFKIQGQYLGNSVDSDTEKRLNADNSNFYAAQIQANISAFDFQAGVVGYGEKDKNTIVVLEDKGRVIAPGEQIFYSDGSKLTGDMGENFFYFAGLGYTFAETVRVGFDYIGGKTEYAAGIPDTDKNEYIARVSYKYSPKLTFSGFYSYLTEDNHNGVKDQDADDQFIRLEALYKF, from the coding sequence ATGAAACTAGTTAAACTTAGTTTAGTAGCAGCTTTAGCTGCAGGTGCTTTTTCAGCAGCTAACGCTGTTTCACTTGAAGAAGCTATAAAAGATGTTGATGTATCAGGAATGTTCAGATACAGATTTGAATCTGATAGACAAGAAATTGGTAATGCAGTTCAAGCGGAAGGTTATAACAACACCAAAGAAAACAAACACAGATTTAAATCTCAATTAAACTTCAAAGCAGCTTTAGATGATAACTTTAAAGCTTTTGTTCAATTCCAATACAGCACAAATGAAGCTGGCTTTGGTACAGGTAATCAAACAGTTACAAATAAAACTTTCAATGTTCAACAAGCTTACTTAGAATACACTAACGAAGCTTACGCTACAAATGTAACTTTCGGTAAAATGGAAGTTGGCTCTATTTGGACTGATGACTTAGTAGGAACAGGAGCTAAAGTAGTAAACACTTCTATTGAAGGTTTAACTTTCGCAGGTTATTGGTTTGATAGCTTTAATGCTGAAGATGATGGTGATACTGCAATTGAAGATGGAATCAATATGGCTAAATCTTCACTATATGGTGCTGCTGTATTAGGTGATTTTGATCCATTTGCATTCCAATTATGGGCAGCTTACTCAAATAATTATGCATTCTTATATGCAATAGATGCTAGCTATAAATTTGCATTTAATGATGCTAATTTCAAAATCCAAGGTCAATATCTAGGAAATAGTGTTGATAGCGATACAGAAAAACGCTTAAATGCAGACAATAGTAACTTCTACGCTGCTCAAATCCAAGCAAATATTTCAGCATTTGATTTCCAAGCTGGTGTAGTTGGTTATGGTGAAAAAGACAAAAATACTATTGTTGTATTAGAAGATAAAGGTAGAGTGATTGCTCCAGGTGAACAAATTTTCTATTCTGATGGTAGTAAATTAACTGGAGATATGGGTGAAAACTTCTTCTATTTTGCAGGTTTAGGTTATACTTTTGCTGAAACTGTAAGAGTAGGATTTGACTATATCGGTGGTAAAACTGAATATGCAGCAGGTATCCCTGATACAGATAAAAACGAATACATAGCAAGAGTATCTTATAAATACAGCCCAAAACTTACATTTAGTGGCTTCTATTCTTACTTAACTGAAGATAATCATAATGGTGTAAAAGATCAGGATGCTGACGATCAATTCATCAGACTTGAAGCTCTATATAAATTCTAA
- a CDS encoding c-type cytochrome, whose translation MLRLFIVSILFVNSLLAFNVKSLFTYTFNDNISYDLEKAKEIYFKNKCNTCHGENGEKNSYGKRAIKDLSPEEIKGALKDYANGYFKNQSSDNIQMSLYAKKLSDSDMNHIIAYLKGQNFSIELNQKDLLEEEPAPKTKHNTFLK comes from the coding sequence ATGTTACGCTTGTTTATTGTAAGTATTTTATTTGTCAATTCACTATTAGCTTTTAATGTAAAATCTTTATTTACTTATACTTTTAATGATAACATTAGCTATGACTTAGAAAAAGCTAAAGAAATTTATTTTAAAAACAAATGCAATACTTGCCATGGAGAAAATGGAGAAAAAAATTCTTATGGTAAAAGAGCCATTAAAGACTTAAGCCCAGAAGAGATCAAAGGCGCTTTAAAAGACTATGCTAATGGATATTTCAAAAATCAATCAAGCGATAATATTCAAATGAGTTTGTATGCTAAAAAATTAAGTGATAGTGATATGAATCACATTATTGCTTATTTGAAAGGACAAAATTTTTCTATAGAGCTTAATCAAAAAGATCTTTTAGAAGAAGAGCCTGCACCAAAAACCAAGCACAATACATTTTTAAAATAA
- a CDS encoding high-affinity branched-chain amino acid transporter, ATP-binding protein, producing MLVVKDLHVYYGLIEAVKGIDFTIKTGSIVSLIGSNGAGKTSTLNAMLNCVKKTGEVTFLGYDTQRHLPHTLVQKGIALVPEGRRVFINLTIEENLKIGAFNNAENYEHLKNQMYRLFPRLKDKKNALAGTLSGGEAQMLAISRALMSEPKLLMLDEPSLGLAPKIVGEVFDIIVKLKEEGITILLVEQNAFSALKISDYAYVLENGKIAMHAPAKDLIGNDEIRKKYLGA from the coding sequence ATGCTAGTAGTTAAAGATTTACATGTTTATTATGGTTTAATAGAGGCTGTTAAAGGTATTGATTTTACTATAAAAACAGGAAGTATAGTTAGCTTAATAGGCTCAAATGGCGCAGGAAAAACCTCAACACTTAATGCTATGCTAAATTGTGTTAAAAAAACCGGCGAAGTAACCTTTTTAGGCTATGATACTCAAAGACACTTACCGCACACTCTAGTTCAAAAAGGTATCGCCTTAGTACCTGAAGGAAGGAGGGTTTTTATAAATCTTACCATAGAAGAAAATTTAAAAATTGGTGCTTTTAATAATGCAGAAAATTACGAGCATTTAAAAAATCAAATGTATAGACTTTTCCCAAGATTAAAAGATAAAAAAAATGCTCTTGCAGGAACTCTAAGTGGTGGGGAAGCTCAAATGCTAGCTATCTCAAGAGCGCTTATGAGTGAGCCAAAACTTTTAATGCTTGATGAGCCTTCATTAGGTCTTGCTCCAAAAATAGTTGGAGAGGTTTTTGATATTATAGTCAAATTAAAAGAAGAAGGAATTACCATTTTATTAGTAGAACAAAATGCATTTTCAGCTTTAAAAATTAGTGACTATGCTTATGTTTTGGAAAATGGTAAAATTGCTATGCATGCACCTGCAAAAGATCTTATCGGTAATGATGAGATTAGAAAAAAATACCTTGGAGCTTAA
- a CDS encoding branched-chain amino acid ABC transporter permease, whose amino-acid sequence MDSSLILQQIINGFSLGSMYALIAIGYTMVYGVLRLINFAHGDIMMVGAYSALFCVTSMNVPFLGALSLAMLFAAALGIAIDRVAYKPLRKAPRISLLITAIGISFLIQNVFNVLFGSTPKYFPVPSYLETVINFNNISISINSILVPILTFFILLVVLFILYKSKYGIAIRALAFDIHTVNLMGIDANRIIAIVFALGSALAAIGGIFWAVSYPSVEPSMGTLIGLKAFGAAVLGGIGSVAGAVLGGLIIGFTEVVVVAIFPDLSGFKDAFAFIFLVLILLFKPTGILGINFEKSRF is encoded by the coding sequence ATGGATAGTTCTTTAATTTTACAGCAAATTATAAATGGTTTTAGCTTAGGTAGCATGTATGCACTTATTGCTATAGGCTATACAATGGTCTATGGTGTTTTAAGATTGATTAATTTTGCACATGGTGATATCATGATGGTAGGTGCATACTCGGCTTTATTTTGTGTTACAAGTATGAATGTGCCTTTTTTAGGAGCTCTTTCTTTGGCTATGTTATTTGCAGCAGCTTTAGGTATAGCTATTGATAGGGTAGCTTATAAACCTTTAAGAAAAGCACCTAGAATTTCTTTACTTATCACAGCCATAGGCATAAGCTTTTTAATACAAAATGTATTTAATGTCTTATTTGGCTCAACCCCAAAATATTTTCCTGTGCCAAGCTATCTTGAAACAGTGATTAATTTTAATAATATCAGCATTAGCATTAATAGTATTTTAGTGCCTATTTTGACATTTTTTATATTATTAGTAGTTTTATTTATACTTTATAAAAGCAAATATGGCATTGCTATTAGAGCTTTAGCTTTTGATATTCATACTGTAAATTTAATGGGAATTGATGCAAATCGTATTATTGCTATTGTGTTTGCATTGGGCTCGGCTTTAGCTGCTATTGGTGGTATTTTTTGGGCTGTTAGTTATCCTTCTGTTGAACCTAGCATGGGAACTCTTATAGGACTTAAGGCATTTGGCGCTGCTGTTTTAGGTGGTATTGGTTCGGTTGCTGGAGCGGTTTTAGGTGGCTTGATTATAGGATTTACAGAAGTTGTTGTAGTTGCTATTTTCCCTGATCTTTCTGGTTTTAAAGATGCTTTTGCGTTTATCTTTTTAGTATTGATTTTACTTTTTAAACCAACCGGAATTTTAGGTATTAATTTTGAAAAAAGTAGGTTTTAA